The genomic interval TGGCTTCCGTAAACACGATACCGAGGATCATGTTTGTTTGGATGTTGCCAGACGCATCGGGATTACGCCCAATGGCTTGCAGCGCCCCATTCACCAGCAGACCGACGCCAATGCCGGGACCAAGCGCCCCAATACCAATCGCCAAACCGGCGGCAAGAAACTTCAACCCTTCGTCCATGAGTGTATGTCCTTTTCTGTGTGCGTCATGCTTTTTATATAGCTAGAATTACAGTTCGTTAGGTGTGTGCTTAGTGATGGTCGTCGTGACCGTCGCCATGCCCGTCGCCGTGATCGTCACCGTGATGCGACACCACCGCTTGCGAAGCGTAGATGATCGTCAAGGTGGCAAACACATATGCCTGCATCCCACCAATGACCAACTCCAGCAAGTAGATCGGCACCGGGGCGATGAACGCCACGAGGAAGCTGAAGACGATCAGAAGGATGCCGCCCGCGAACAACGCGCCAAAAAGACGGAAGGTCAGCGAGACAAGGCGGGAAATTTCTGAGAGAATCTCGATAATCCCGACGATGAAGTCAATGGCACCGAGCGGTTTCTTGCCCAAATTGCCCAACGCAGGCAGGTTGATAAACTTGTAGAAGTACGGGATACCAAGCGCCCGAATGCCCCAGAACTCAACAAGCAAGAAGACGATCAACGCCAACGCTAAGGGGACGTTGAGGTCTGTTGTCAAGCCCCGGAAGAAGGGGATGATCACCAGTTTGTCGCTGCTGGCAGCCTCAACAGCTTCTTTGCCACCCGCTTTGTAGATTTGATACTCGTGATAGAAATGCGCAATTTGTTTGTCGAGGGTGTCTTTCGCCCCGTGTGCGGCTTCTTCGGCAAGGAAGTGCCATGGCTTTTTATGCTCAAAGTCTTTCTTTGCCTGTGCCTCGTCAAACTGAGCGCCAAGAGCGGTCTTTTGCTCTTTCAGATACTCTTCGAGTTTCTTTTCATGCAGTTTCTCATAGAGCGCTGCCCCTTCCAGTTTCGTCTCGGCAGCAAAGGCGTTGATGGTCGCCTGCGTTTCCTCAACGAACAGCGTCTGATTTTTAGCAGCAAGAGGGGGGGTTGCCCATGTGTAGGTTTCCTCGCACTTCAGGGTATCGGCACGGGTTGCCTTTGCCCCTGTTCGTAAGCCAAGCTGCGAGGGTTCGTTCTGCCCATCGGCAGGGACTTCCGGCTTGCCGCGCCCATCAATATGGAGCGCCATAATCGGGCGGGCGGCGGGGTTATCTTCCGTCAAGCCCTGAACGGGGTAGCCGTTCTGCCCAGTGGCAAGCGGGTCGCTATCGGCGGCGGCGACGTTATATTCCGCACACGAGACGATCCCGATGCTCTCGAAACCCGGAAGCAGTTTCAGCCAGTTAGCAACCAACAAGAACAGGAAAATGCTTGCCGCAATGGGAAAGACCCAGCGGGTGAACTTACCAACCAACCCATAGGCTTGGTTGTAGAGAAATTCGCCGATCATCTCGATGAAGTTGGTGAAGCCGCGTGGGACGAATTTATCCGCCGGCGCACTGCGCAGCGCACGTCCAACAACCAACGCAATGGCGATCAGAATGACATCCACTGCGATCAAGGACGTTAGGGTATTCGTCAAATCCAAGCCAAAGAGCCAACGCGGGCTGAGGATTTCCGCCGGCATCGTAATGACCGGCAGCCCCACGCCTGAATTTGCCCCCGGCAGCCAGAAAAAGGCAGGACCGACGCACGCCACAGCGATAAACACCACCAGCCCGATGAAGATGATCAAACCGCGCACAGGTGCGCTTAGACCGCGCCAAAATGCGCTCATAGAGACCTCCTCGTGCCTAGAGTGGAGAGACACAACCGACTACTCAAAAAACACCCTCCTTATGGTTCATTGGCAGACTCATCCCCGCCGACCCCGCTGCCCTTCCCTTGCGGAAGAATGCGTGAGATCAAGAGGCGCGTCAGCCACATTGCCAAGCCCAAGTTAAGCGGTAAACCAAGCAGGATCGCCGCCACCACGCCTAATTTTCGCCCGCCAAGCAGCGGATCAATCGCCAAACCAAAGGCGAGCGAGCCGAGGGCAAAGAGTGCCATAAAACATCCCATCGCCCCGGCAAGTCCGAGGGCGGCGGTGGGTGTGGCGGGCGTTTTTTGATGCTGGTCAGCCATTTGTGCAATCTGTAACAAGCGTAACGAATAGATCACCGTTTGTCAAGACAAAAACGGCACTTGCGGGGCAGCAATGCCCACTTTCCTCTACTTTTTGAGAACGATCTGCCTGATCGCCGCATGGTGACGGTGCGCGTCAACGAAGGTAATGATAACCCAAGCTATTGGAAAAACCTACCCTTTTTCTAAGTTGTGCCGTAATTTTTTCGTGCATCCCCGTGCCGCATGGGGGAACGTGGCGCAAGAGCGTAGCACTTGGTAAAGAATGGGGTTTTTGAAACAGAGTCCAGAAATTCCGGCAATTGATCAGATTTCTCGCCCGAATTACAATAGACAGATTACACCAACACGGATCACAGACACCCATGCGGATTGTCATTGATGTCATGGGCAGCGACGAGCGCCCATTCCCAGACATTGAGGGGGCGGTACAGGCGGGGCGCTACTTCCACGAGCTAAACGGGCGGGAGAGCGACCCCGTTACCTTGATACTCGTCGGAGATCAGAAGGTTATCAGAGCAGAATTGACCAAGTGGGGGGCGCAAGACCTCCCGCTTGAGATTGTCCATGCCTCACAAGTTATTGAGATGAAGGAAAAAGCAAGCCGCGCCGCCCGCAGCAAGCCCGACTCCTCGATGCGGGTGGGGATGGAGATGGTCGGCACGGGGAAGGCAGATGCTTTTGTGACGGCAGGAAACACCGGCGCGGCACTGGCTCTGGCGACAGTTCACGCCCTGCGCCGCCTGCCGGGGGTGCGTCGTCCGGCGCTCACCTCCCTAATGCGCGTAGAGAACGAAAAAACCGTCGTCCTTGTCGATCTAGGGGCAAATGCCGATTCGCGCCCCGAATGGTTGGTGCAGTTTGGGGTGATGGGTAGTTTGTATGCACAGCACGTCCTCGGACAGGCAAACCCTCGTGTCGCTTTGCTCTCCAACGGGGAGGAAGAAGGCAAGGGGAACAAATTGGTGCGCGATGCTGCCGGGTTGTTCCCCAAGGCGGGGATCAATTACATGGGCAATGTTGAGCCGAGGGACGTTCTGCAAGGGGCGGCAGATGTTGTTGTTGCCGATGGGTTCGTCGGCAACATCATGCTCAAATCGCTTGAGGCGGCGGGCGATACGATGTTTCGCTCTCTGCGGCGCGAACTGAGCCTGAATCCGATTCGGATGTTGGGGGCGTTCCTCTCCAGACCCGCCTTTGTCAAACTCTATCGCCAAGTAGACCCCTTTGAGATTGGTGGAGCGCCACTTTTGGGGGTGAACGGCATCGTGATTGTGGCGCATGGGCGGACGAACGCAAAGGGCATCAAAAATGCCATTTTGCAAGCACACCGTGCCGCACGCGCCAACGTGATCAGCGCCATTCAGCACGGGATGGCACGCTATGCGGGCATTGCCGAGGACGAGATTGACGAAGTTACCGTGATCAAACGTCCGCGCCGCAACCGCTTAGCAAACATCCTCCGCTGGCGCTTCAGTCCGCTGCGTTTACGCCGTCGGGGTCGGGGGCGCGGGCGGCGAAACGCTGGCTTGTTAAATTCATGAGACGGACTCTATATAGCGTTTTTCTGGCGTTGGCACTAGCAGCCTGCCAGACCACCCCCGCCCCACTCCCCACCTCCCGTCCGGCAGGGGGCAGCCGCAACCGCGATGTGCGCATCACCGTGCGGACTGTGGCGGGCTTTGAGATGGTGAACGTCCCCGCTGGCTGTTTCCAGATGGGCAGCGGGGATGGGCGGCGGGACGAACAACCCGTTCACGAGGTCTGTTTTGCCCATCCTTTCTGGCTGGATCGCTTTGAGATCACAAATGCTCAGTACGGCTCAGAGGGACCCTTCCCCGGTGCTGACCTCCCACGCACAAACCTGACATGGTATGAGGCACGCGACTTCTGCGCCCAACGTGGCGGGCGCCTGCCTACCGAGGCGGAATGGGAATACGCGGCGCGTGGTGTGGAGGGGTGGCATTACCCCTGGGGCAACCGTCTGGAGGATTCGCGTGCCGTCTTTGACAAAAACAACCAGTTGCAGCCCGCGCCTGTCGGCAGCAAACCAGCGGGGGCATCGTGGGTGGGGGCGCTTGATTTGGCGGGGAACGTTTGGGAATGGACGAGTTCACTCTACCGCCCCTATCCCTATAATCCGGCAGATGGGCGCGAGTCAGCGGAGGCAGAGGGGGAGCGCGTCCATCGCGGCGGGTGGCTCAGCTACATTGATTATGGGATCAGCGGACATACACGCTTTCGCCGGGACCCCAACGCGCCGGACTGGTTCATCGGCTTTCGTTGTGTGGTAGACAACTAGCGTTATTAAGGACATAATCGTTTGGATAGTGTAACTCCTCGCGAAATTGACTACACCGCGCCCCTTTTGTCGCCGAACGCCAGCCGCTTGAAGCCGAACAAGGGGTGGGCGGCGCTGCGTCTTGCCGAACTATGGCAATACCGCGAACTGCTTTACTTCTTGGTGTGGCGGGATGTTGTAGTCCGCTACAAACAGACCCTTCTCGGCGTGACGTGGGCGGTGATCCAGCCCTTCATGACAATGGTTGTTTTTAGCTTGTTTTTTGGCGGCTTGGCGGGTGTCCCCTCGGATGGAATTCCCTACCCCATCTTCAGTTTTGCGGCGCTCGTCCCCTGGACGTTCTTCGCCAATGGGCTTGGACAGGCATCTAACAGCCTTGTGGGAAGTGCCAACCTGATCAAGAAGGTCTACTTTCCGCGCCTGATCATCCCCATCAGCGGTGTTTTGGGCGGATTGCCTGATTTTCTGATCGCTTTCGTTGTGTTGATCGGCTTGATGATCTTTTATGGCTTGTTTCCGGCATTGGGGGCGCTGATCTGGCTACCCGCCTTGCTCATTTTGGCGTTGATCACGGCGTTGGGGGTGGGGTTGTGGCTCTCGGCGCTGAACGTGTATTACCGCGATGTGCGCTATATTGTCCCCTTCATTATTCAACTGTGGATGTTTGCGACGCCCATTGCCTATTCCTCCAGCTTGCTCCCACAGCCATGGCGGACACTCTATGCGATCAACCCGATGGTTGGCGTGATCGACGGCTTCCGTTGGGCGCTGCTGAGCGGTGAGCGGGGGAATCCGCTGACGCATATTGCCGAGGGGGTTGGCTTCCAGTGGCAGACGATGAGCATGGCCAGCCCTCCGATGGGGATGATCCTCGTCTCAACAGGCGTGGCGCTTGTCATCCTCCTCAGCGGGATTGCCTATTTCCGTCGTGTGGAACGCACCTTTGCCGATGTTGTGTGAGTACGGTATATGAGTACGGTATAACTGTGTCGATTTGTACCCTTTCCCTACGA from Anaerolineales bacterium carries:
- the atpE gene encoding ATP synthase F0 subunit C yields the protein MDEGLKFLAAGLAIGIGALGPGIGVGLLVNGALQAIGRNPDASGNIQTNMILGIVFTEAIAIYALVVALILLFVA
- a CDS encoding F0F1 ATP synthase subunit A, which encodes MSAFWRGLSAPVRGLIIFIGLVVFIAVACVGPAFFWLPGANSGVGLPVITMPAEILSPRWLFGLDLTNTLTSLIAVDVILIAIALVVGRALRSAPADKFVPRGFTNFIEMIGEFLYNQAYGLVGKFTRWVFPIAASIFLFLLVANWLKLLPGFESIGIVSCAEYNVAAADSDPLATGQNGYPVQGLTEDNPAARPIMALHIDGRGKPEVPADGQNEPSQLGLRTGAKATRADTLKCEETYTWATPPLAAKNQTLFVEETQATINAFAAETKLEGAALYEKLHEKKLEEYLKEQKTALGAQFDEAQAKKDFEHKKPWHFLAEEAAHGAKDTLDKQIAHFYHEYQIYKAGGKEAVEAASSDKLVIIPFFRGLTTDLNVPLALALIVFLLVEFWGIRALGIPYFYKFINLPALGNLGKKPLGAIDFIVGIIEILSEISRLVSLTFRLFGALFAGGILLIVFSFLVAFIAPVPIYLLELVIGGMQAYVFATLTIIYASQAVVSHHGDDHGDGHGDGHDDHH
- the plsX gene encoding phosphate acyltransferase PlsX, with the translated sequence MRIVIDVMGSDERPFPDIEGAVQAGRYFHELNGRESDPVTLILVGDQKVIRAELTKWGAQDLPLEIVHASQVIEMKEKASRAARSKPDSSMRVGMEMVGTGKADAFVTAGNTGAALALATVHALRRLPGVRRPALTSLMRVENEKTVVLVDLGANADSRPEWLVQFGVMGSLYAQHVLGQANPRVALLSNGEEEGKGNKLVRDAAGLFPKAGINYMGNVEPRDVLQGAADVVVADGFVGNIMLKSLEAAGDTMFRSLRRELSLNPIRMLGAFLSRPAFVKLYRQVDPFEIGGAPLLGVNGIVIVAHGRTNAKGIKNAILQAHRAARANVISAIQHGMARYAGIAEDEIDEVTVIKRPRRNRLANILRWRFSPLRLRRRGRGRGRRNAGLLNS
- a CDS encoding SUMF1/EgtB/PvdO family nonheme iron enzyme → MRRTLYSVFLALALAACQTTPAPLPTSRPAGGSRNRDVRITVRTVAGFEMVNVPAGCFQMGSGDGRRDEQPVHEVCFAHPFWLDRFEITNAQYGSEGPFPGADLPRTNLTWYEARDFCAQRGGRLPTEAEWEYAARGVEGWHYPWGNRLEDSRAVFDKNNQLQPAPVGSKPAGASWVGALDLAGNVWEWTSSLYRPYPYNPADGRESAEAEGERVHRGGWLSYIDYGISGHTRFRRDPNAPDWFIGFRCVVDN
- a CDS encoding ABC transporter permease translates to MDSVTPREIDYTAPLLSPNASRLKPNKGWAALRLAELWQYRELLYFLVWRDVVVRYKQTLLGVTWAVIQPFMTMVVFSLFFGGLAGVPSDGIPYPIFSFAALVPWTFFANGLGQASNSLVGSANLIKKVYFPRLIIPISGVLGGLPDFLIAFVVLIGLMIFYGLFPALGALIWLPALLILALITALGVGLWLSALNVYYRDVRYIVPFIIQLWMFATPIAYSSSLLPQPWRTLYAINPMVGVIDGFRWALLSGERGNPLTHIAEGVGFQWQTMSMASPPMGMILVSTGVALVILLSGIAYFRRVERTFADVV